The sequence ACCAGCGTTGCTTGAGTGGTTTTGTGAAACTCGGCCTGATCCTGCTTCAGGGTTTGCAGCGCCGTTAAAATTTGCTGCTGATTGTCTAGCATAACCTCAGCCAGCGGTTTTTCTTGTGATGAAGCATTGGGAGGCTTTGGGAGACTGGTTTGGGCGCGTGAGGGCAATAAAAAATTAAAATGACCAAACATAACACTGAGAACCTTTGTGATTGGGGTGAATGACTAAACGCAATTCATCATTTGAATTGCAACTTAAAAGCTCTCATAAACATTCTGAAGGGCCAACGGGTATATCTTCGGAAATGCCAGAATGATGGGCAAGCATTGAATCAGTGCGATGAGCAGACCCCAATCAATCTTTCAAAACTCCCCCAAGTGAATCGAGGTTCCCCCGGAAATATAAGGCGTGCGTTCCGTGATATTGGATTGCGGGAGGTTGAGGGTTAGCAAGGTCTGTCGAACCGATAACAGGTAATCCTGCGCCCGTTCTTTCTCCATTGGCAAAAAGGTCTCGGAAATCTTGTTCAAGCGGTGATGATCCGGTAGAAAGGCAGTAAATGTGCATTTTTCAATATAATCCACCACCAGGCGATTAAACGTTATCAGTCGATCGGCCACCTGGTGTCTCTCCTCGGGACGCAATACCCGCAAGTAATTAATGGCCATGTGAAACGCTGGCATGGCGTCATACAGGCGTCGCTTGCTTTTGGATTTATACAAGGGCAAAACAACCTCTGTGCCCAGCGATTTTAAATCGCCCAAGCGGGTATCGGCCTGAAATTGATGCGTGGCGATCCAGTTAAACCCCTTGACCACCACAGCCTGAGCGTCTTTTGGCAACTGGCTGGCCAGTTGTATGGATTCTTTTAACAGCACATCCTGATCGTAAAACCGTTGGTTCATAGTCCCCCAAACCTGTCTTATTGTCTCAATATCCTGGATTCATAAACGCCCAGTGCCACTTGATAAAAACTGACGAGATTGCCCCCATTGCCTTTTCCCCAAACAGGCGTTTCTGGAATTGATTGGTGTGAAACCCAGTTACTTCCATTAGTATAGCATCGAAAAAAAAAACGTTCAAGGGTGGAAACAGGATATGGAAACCATATAAGGCGTGTCGATAGGCGCTAGAAAGACTTCACAATGGGGTTTCTCAGCAGGCCCAGCCCTGAAATTTCCAGCTCCACCATATCGCCCGGTTGGGGCCAGCGATCCAGTTCCAGTCCGCAGCCAAAGCCCACCGTACCGGAACCCAAAATGTCCCCGGGGTAAATCATTTCCTCTTTGGAGACATGCTCGATCATTTGCTCAAAGGTCCAATGGGACGTCCCTGCGTTGCCATCCGACCACACTTCCCCGTTGATGCGGGCAATCATCCGTAAATCACGCGGGTTGGGGACTTCATCCGCCGTGACCAGCCATGGCCCCACGGCCGTGGCGAAATCCTTGCCTTTGGCCGGCCCCAGGCGACACATCATCTCGTATTTTTGAATATCCCGGGCGCTGAAGTCGTTCATGATGGCGTAACCGGCAATGTACTCACTGGCTTTGTCCGCGGGGATGTTTTTGCCCGCCTTGCCGATGATGCAGGCCAGCTCCAGTTCATAATCCAGGATGCGGGTGTAGCTGGGCCAGTGAACCGGGGCCTCATGACCAATCAGGGTGTTGGGGTTGCCCTTGTAATAAACCGGCATTTTGTACCAGGCTTCCGGGATGGGCTCGTTGCGTCGCTTAAAGCCATTGGCCGTGTGCGTCTCAAAGGACAGAAAATCCCGAAGCATACGCGGGTTGGGCACCGGGGTTTTTAAAGTGACTTCGGCCATTTCAAAGACCAATCGCTGCCCTTCAGCCCCCAGCAAGGCCTGGGCCCGATTTTGGCCTAGTAATTGCAGAAAGCGGGCTTCCACCTCACGGGCCGCCCGCATGGCGGGTTCTCCCAATTCCAGAAAGCTGCGCATATCGGGTGCAAAGTAAAAATCGGCCCAGCGCTGGGGACAGGGCTGTTGATCCGCCTCGGTTAGCAGCCAGCAATAGGCGGCGTTCAGATCCACCAGAACCGGGGGAGCCTCGACCCCTTGTGGAAACAACACCAGCCCCAGCCGGTCAAACTTCCCCAAAACGGTTGCCACCGCAAAGGTCGCTAGCTTCATGTTTCCACCGCCTCCAAATCGTAGAATGCTCTTTATGATGATTGAATCCGGCGGGTGCGGTCAAGCGGAGAAATAAAAGCTTTGTTTGCGGAGGAACGGATCTGTTTATATAATGGTGTCCCAGTCCATGACAGTCGGTTTGGCTGCCGGGCGACACCGAGCCCTGAATCAGGTATTCGCCTACATTTCCGTGTTTATCGACGCATTTACCACGCACTCATAAGCCTGAATTTGTTTTAGCTTTCTATAGACGTTCAGCGAAATGCCCGAACGCTGAAGTTCCCAAATTTTTCAGTCGTCACCACCCAACCGGAGTCATGACCATGACCACGCCGCACCCGCCAGAAAATCCGGTTCCCCGCCATTTTATCCGTACCCCCGCCTACCCCTGGCTTCTGGATGAGGCTGGCTTTATGCGGGCCGGTCATGTGCTGAAACTGATTGACATTGTGGGCAGCGAAGCGGCCCTGCGCCATCTGAACCGGGACGGCAAACGGGGGCTGGTGGTCACTGCCTCGCTGGATCGCACCAACTTCCATCAGCCCATCCGGCTGTGGGACATGATTCGTCTGGAAAGTCGGGTCAGCCAGGTATGGCAAAGCTCTTTGGAAGTGGAAGTGCGGGTGCAGGCGGAAAACTGGTTCACCGATGAAACCCGGGACATCGCCACGGCCTATCTGGTTTTTGTAGCCCTCAATGAAAAAACGCGGGAAAAAATCCAATTCCCCGCCTATCAGCCCAACACCCCCGAGGAATTACAACTGGCTCAGGGAGCCGAATTGCGCAAGAAAAACCGGGCCACCGAAGGCAAAACCGCGCCGTTTATCCCCATTGAGGACAGTGACAACCCGGTGGTCATCAGCCGCCTGATGACGCCCAACGACGCCAACGCCCAGTCCAACGTGTTTGGGGGCATTATTTTGTCGCTCATCGATGAGGCGGGCAGTCAGGTGGCCAAAAAGCAATCCTTGAACCAGCCGGTGGTGGGCGTTCGTCAGGATCGCATGAGCTTTATCTCGCCCACCTTCATTGGGGAAACCGTGGAGGCCAAGGCCGTTCTGACCAAAACCTGGAACACCTCCACGGAGGTGCAGGTGGAAGTGTTCGCCCAAAACCCCAATCAGGCGGAGCCTCGCCGGGTGGCCAGCAGTTATCTGGTCTATGTCAAGCTGGGGCCGAATGGTCGCCCGGGAGAAATGCCGCCCTGGACGCCGCAAACCCCCGCCCAAATTCAGCGGGCCGAACTGGCCGACGTGCGTCGGGAAATTCGGGAGCGGGAAGAGCAACAACAGGCCCTCAGTCTGTCCTCCGTGCAGGATGACGCTCCCCTGTCCGCTTCCAGTCAACTTTAAAATATCAACCCTAAAGTATTAATCTAAAGCATCGAATCGTAAAGAAAGGCCTTATTTTGGAACTGACCATTGAAAAACTGGTGTATGGCGGCGAAGGCCTGGCGAGAACCTCCGAGGGAGAAGTCATTTTTGTGCCCCTGAGCGCCCCCGGAGACGTGATTGAAGCCGAGCGAATGGCCGGGCGCCAAAAACCGGCCAAGGCCAGCATCCGACAGTTACGCTCCCCCAGTGCCCATCGGGTGTCGCCCGCCTGCGATATTTTTGGTCAGTGCGGCGGCTGCCAGTGGCAGCACCTGTCTCTTGAGGCCCAAC comes from Vampirovibrio chlorellavorus and encodes:
- a CDS encoding fumarylacetoacetate hydrolase family protein produces the protein MKLATFAVATVLGKFDRLGLVLFPQGVEAPPVLVDLNAAYCWLLTEADQQPCPQRWADFYFAPDMRSFLELGEPAMRAAREVEARFLQLLGQNRAQALLGAEGQRLVFEMAEVTLKTPVPNPRMLRDFLSFETHTANGFKRRNEPIPEAWYKMPVYYKGNPNTLIGHEAPVHWPSYTRILDYELELACIIGKAGKNIPADKASEYIAGYAIMNDFSARDIQKYEMMCRLGPAKGKDFATAVGPWLVTADEVPNPRDLRMIARINGEVWSDGNAGTSHWTFEQMIEHVSKEEMIYPGDILGSGTVGFGCGLELDRWPQPGDMVELEISGLGLLRNPIVKSF
- a CDS encoding acyl-CoA thioesterase; translated protein: MTTPHPPENPVPRHFIRTPAYPWLLDEAGFMRAGHVLKLIDIVGSEAALRHLNRDGKRGLVVTASLDRTNFHQPIRLWDMIRLESRVSQVWQSSLEVEVRVQAENWFTDETRDIATAYLVFVALNEKTREKIQFPAYQPNTPEELQLAQGAELRKKNRATEGKTAPFIPIEDSDNPVVISRLMTPNDANAQSNVFGGIILSLIDEAGSQVAKKQSLNQPVVGVRQDRMSFISPTFIGETVEAKAVLTKTWNTSTEVQVEVFAQNPNQAEPRRVASSYLVYVKLGPNGRPGEMPPWTPQTPAQIQRAELADVRREIREREEQQQALSLSSVQDDAPLSASSQL